The following are encoded in a window of Paenibacillaceae bacterium GAS479 genomic DNA:
- a CDS encoding DNA-directed DNA polymerase III (polc), with translation MSASERFVHLHVHSEYSLLDGAARIRDLTARAAELGMRSLALTDHGVMYGAVPFYKACLKQGIKPIIGCEMYLSGGSRLDKGTRKDNPIYHLILLAQNETGYRNLMKLSTIAHLEGFHYKPRIDHDALREHAGGLICLSACLAGEVAQHLLYDRPEEAKLAALKYRETFGENFYLEIQDHGMAEQKKVTAGMINLSEETGIPLAATNDVHYLRQEDAAVQDVLICIGTGKSVSDPDRMHMHGDGMYLKSVDEMARLFPHLPEALANTVRIAESCNVELRLGEHALPEYRPLPEGLSSGAYLEQLCLEGMLQRYDGAGARHQGAEASVPSLVENAGRADSALLEGVGSGLLDGAESSLPSLAESGLHTGAETSVPSLVESAGRADSALLEGVGSGLLDGAESSLPSLAESGLHTGAETSVPSLVESGLREEAESGVPLLEKAESGLRYEGAESGVPRLEEAESGLRYEGTESGLPHLEEAERRLRYELGVIERMGFSDYFLIVWDFIRYAHEQGIRTGPGRGSSAGSLVAYCLRITDVDPLKHKLLFERFLNPERISMPDIDIDFNDERRDEVIAYVSRKYGSDHVAQIITFGTLAAKAAIRDVGRALDVPIGDVDRVAKLIPGQPGTTLQSALASVPQLREYAERDGTRELIATALKVEGMPRHASTHAAGVVISGRPLTDYVPLQAGSEAAALTQYSMENVEAVGLLKMDFLGLRTLSILERTLDWVKEEGGEAIDFRLIPDDDPATYEMLGRGDTTGIFQLESAGMRRVLRELKPSSFEDIISVLALYRPGPMEFIPRFIAGKHGLERIDYPHPSLEPILKDTYGIIVYQEQIMQIASEMAGFSLGEADLLRRAVSKKKREILDEQQAAFVRGSLGQGYSEEDAKRVYDMILRFADYGFPRAHAAAYGVLAFQTAWLKRHYPVSFMASMLASVTSNQRKTGEYIDECKRMGIGVLPPDVNFSSITFSPDGEAVRFGLASIKNVGTQAIDSILRERKSRPFASLIDLCRRVDLRVVNKRVLECLIGAGALESLPGHRAQQLAALDESVEAAQKWRKERAELQIELFGFEEVQNWDVEMPQVQPYAQAQLLELERDLLGLYLSGHPLDGAEEQLAEFGLDRLVELADAPDETRCVTAVRIIAIKQLRTRKGQQMAFAEVEDRIMRAEAVIFPSAWAKLADGISVGGLVVLQAVVQQGDEDIKLIVDDLVPLDDPELRSGVERLRRQARARSARAGGAAPAPGGAASGAAQPRGAGGAKPPAGRPGGAQPAGAPAEPRPRPAASAPGRAGGAASPPAGAASLRTPPAARSAQRVYIKIVADRETPATLERLKALLAEHAGPLGTVLFYERAGRSLELSERYRVKPSPELIERIELLLGKGAAVVK, from the coding sequence ATGAGCGCGAGCGAACGATTCGTGCATTTGCATGTGCACAGTGAATATAGCTTGCTGGACGGGGCCGCGCGGATCCGCGACCTGACGGCAAGAGCGGCAGAGCTCGGCATGCGCTCGTTGGCGCTGACCGACCATGGTGTGATGTATGGGGCGGTACCCTTTTACAAGGCGTGTCTGAAGCAGGGCATCAAGCCGATCATCGGCTGCGAGATGTATCTGTCGGGAGGGTCCAGGCTGGATAAGGGTACGCGCAAGGACAACCCGATTTACCATCTGATTTTGCTGGCCCAAAACGAGACCGGTTACCGAAACCTCATGAAGCTGAGCACCATTGCTCATCTGGAAGGTTTTCATTATAAACCCCGCATTGATCATGACGCGCTGCGGGAGCATGCGGGCGGGCTTATCTGCCTGAGCGCCTGCTTAGCGGGTGAGGTCGCCCAGCATCTGCTTTACGACCGCCCGGAGGAGGCGAAGCTTGCAGCGCTGAAGTACCGGGAGACGTTCGGGGAGAACTTTTACCTGGAAATTCAGGATCATGGGATGGCGGAGCAAAAAAAAGTGACTGCCGGAATGATCAACCTATCGGAAGAAACCGGTATTCCGCTGGCCGCTACAAATGATGTCCACTACTTGCGGCAGGAGGATGCGGCTGTGCAGGATGTGCTCATCTGCATCGGCACTGGCAAAAGCGTGAGCGACCCTGACCGGATGCATATGCATGGGGACGGCATGTATTTGAAAAGTGTGGACGAGATGGCGCGGCTGTTTCCCCATCTGCCCGAAGCGCTGGCCAATACGGTGCGCATCGCCGAGAGCTGCAATGTGGAATTGCGGCTTGGCGAGCATGCCCTGCCGGAGTATCGGCCGCTGCCTGAAGGGCTGAGCTCGGGCGCTTATTTGGAGCAGCTATGCCTGGAGGGGATGCTGCAACGGTATGACGGAGCGGGTGCGCGCCATCAAGGAGCGGAGGCTAGTGTGCCGAGCCTGGTGGAGAACGCAGGGCGGGCTGATTCGGCGCTCCTGGAAGGAGTGGGGAGCGGGCTGCTTGATGGAGCGGAGAGTAGCTTGCCGAGTTTGGCGGAGAGCGGGTTGCATACAGGAGCGGAGACTAGTGTACCGAGCCTGGTGGAGAGCGCAGGGCGGGCTGATTCGGCGCTCCTGGAAGGAGTGGGGAGCGGGCTGCTTGATGGAGCGGAGAGTAGCTTGCCGAGTTTGGCGGAGAGTGGGTTGCATACAGGAGCGGAGACTAGTGTGCCGAGCCTGGTGGAGAGCGGACTGCGCGAAGAGGCAGAGAGCGGCGTGCCGCTGTTGGAAAAGGCGGAGAGTGGGCTGCGGTACGAGGGAGCGGAGAGCGGCGTGCCGCGTCTGGAGGAAGCGGAGAGTGGGCTGCGGTACGAAGGAACGGAGAGCGGTTTGCCGCATCTGGAGGAAGCGGAGCGGAGGCTGCGGTACGAGCTTGGCGTTATTGAGCGGATGGGTTTCAGCGACTATTTTCTTATCGTCTGGGACTTTATCCGTTACGCTCATGAGCAAGGCATTCGCACGGGACCAGGCCGCGGCTCTTCAGCCGGCAGCCTCGTCGCTTACTGTCTTCGCATAACCGATGTTGATCCGCTGAAGCATAAGCTGCTGTTCGAGCGTTTTTTGAACCCAGAGCGTATCAGCATGCCGGATATCGATATCGACTTCAATGACGAGCGGCGCGACGAGGTGATTGCTTATGTGAGCCGCAAGTACGGATCGGACCATGTAGCGCAAATCATCACATTCGGCACGTTGGCTGCGAAGGCCGCTATTCGTGATGTCGGGCGCGCATTGGACGTGCCGATCGGCGACGTTGATCGTGTGGCCAAGCTTATTCCAGGGCAGCCTGGTACGACGCTCCAATCGGCGCTCGCTTCTGTGCCGCAGCTGCGGGAGTATGCGGAGCGTGATGGTACGAGGGAGCTGATTGCCACTGCACTTAAGGTGGAAGGCATGCCGCGCCACGCTTCGACTCATGCGGCTGGCGTTGTCATTTCCGGTCGGCCGCTGACGGATTATGTACCGTTGCAGGCGGGCTCGGAGGCCGCTGCGCTGACGCAATATTCCATGGAGAATGTCGAGGCTGTCGGCTTGCTCAAGATGGATTTTCTCGGCCTGCGTACTCTTTCTATCCTGGAACGGACATTGGACTGGGTCAAAGAAGAGGGGGGCGAGGCAATTGATTTTCGCCTCATCCCGGATGACGATCCCGCCACCTATGAGATGCTTGGCCGCGGCGACACGACGGGCATTTTCCAGTTGGAGTCGGCGGGCATGCGCCGCGTGCTGCGGGAGCTGAAACCAAGCTCGTTTGAGGATATCATCTCGGTTTTGGCGCTGTATCGTCCAGGCCCGATGGAATTCATCCCGCGCTTCATCGCTGGCAAACATGGTTTGGAGCGGATTGATTATCCGCATCCTTCGCTTGAGCCGATTTTGAAGGATACGTACGGTATCATCGTTTACCAGGAGCAGATTATGCAAATCGCATCTGAGATGGCTGGTTTCAGCCTCGGTGAGGCGGATTTGCTACGGCGTGCTGTTTCCAAGAAAAAACGCGAAATATTGGATGAGCAACAAGCCGCCTTTGTGCGGGGCAGTCTTGGGCAGGGCTATTCCGAAGAGGATGCCAAGCGCGTCTACGATATGATTTTGCGCTTCGCGGACTACGGCTTCCCGCGCGCTCATGCGGCCGCTTACGGTGTACTGGCCTTTCAGACAGCCTGGCTCAAACGGCATTATCCCGTATCTTTCATGGCTTCGATGTTGGCTTCCGTCACCAGCAATCAGCGCAAAACGGGCGAGTATATCGACGAATGCAAGCGCATGGGAATCGGCGTGCTGCCTCCGGATGTCAACTTCAGCTCTATCACTTTCAGCCCGGATGGGGAGGCTGTCCGTTTCGGTCTTGCCTCCATCAAGAATGTGGGCACGCAGGCAATCGATTCGATTTTGCGGGAGCGTAAAAGCCGACCGTTTGCCAGCTTAATTGATCTGTGTCGGCGGGTTGATTTGCGCGTCGTCAACAAACGTGTGCTGGAATGCCTCATCGGCGCAGGAGCGCTGGAATCGCTGCCAGGTCATCGGGCGCAGCAGTTGGCGGCGCTTGACGAGTCGGTCGAAGCCGCTCAGAAATGGCGTAAAGAGCGCGCGGAGCTGCAGATTGAGCTTTTCGGCTTCGAAGAGGTGCAGAACTGGGATGTCGAAATGCCGCAGGTACAGCCTTACGCCCAAGCCCAACTGCTAGAGCTGGAGCGGGATCTGCTGGGGCTGTACCTGTCCGGTCATCCGCTTGACGGAGCGGAGGAGCAGCTGGCAGAGTTCGGTCTCGACCGGCTAGTTGAGCTGGCGGATGCACCGGATGAGACGCGCTGTGTGACGGCGGTACGCATCATTGCGATCAAGCAGCTGCGGACGCGCAAAGGTCAGCAAATGGCTTTTGCCGAGGTAGAGGATCGCATTATGCGCGCTGAGGCAGTGATTTTCCCGTCCGCGTGGGCGAAGCTCGCGGACGGGATCTCGGTAGGCGGCCTGGTGGTACTACAGGCCGTTGTGCAACAGGGGGACGAGGACATCAAGCTCATCGTGGATGACCTCGTCCCCCTGGACGACCCCGAGCTTCGCTCCGGGGTCGAGCGGCTTCGCCGCCAGGCGCGCGCCCGCAGCGCGCGCGCCGGCGGAGCTGCGCCCGCGCCCGGTGGCGCAGCCTCGGGCGCGGCGCAGCCGCGCGGGGCAGGCGGGGCGAAGCCGCCTGCCGGGCGCCCCGGCGGGGCGCAGCCAGCGGGCGCTCCTGCGGAGCCGCGCCCGCGCCCGGCCGCTTCCGCGCCGGGGCGCGCGGGCGGCGCAGCCTCGCCGCCCGCTGGCGCCGCTTCGCTGCGCACCCCACCCGCAGCGCGTTCCGCTCAGCGGGTGTACATCAAAATCGTGGCGGATCGTGAAACTCCCGCCACGCTGGAGCGCCTGAAGGCGCTCCTAGCCGAGCATGCAGGGCCGCTCGGCACCGTGCTCTTCTACGAGCGCGCTGGGCGCTCGCTCGAGCTAAGCGAGCGCTACCGGGTCAAGCCTTCCCCGGAGCTGATCGAGCGCATTGAACTGCTGCTCGGCAAAGGAGCGGCCGTCGTCAAATAA
- a CDS encoding Phosphatidylglycerophosphatase A, producing the protein MNSELERWLERRGVTVADVAEIVHALQLPYNPHLTMEECLESVRTVLGKREVQYVLYTGIALDELAEKKLLPAPLQQIMEKDESLYGVDETLAMGITNVYGMIGLTSFGYLDKVKPGIISRLNDKSTGAVHVFLDDLVAGLAAAASARIAHQDPKAIYYSEDGTKI; encoded by the coding sequence ATGAATTCCGAATTGGAGCGCTGGTTGGAAAGGCGCGGAGTGACAGTAGCAGATGTAGCGGAAATCGTACATGCCCTGCAGCTTCCCTATAACCCTCATTTGACGATGGAGGAATGTCTGGAAAGCGTACGTACCGTGCTTGGCAAGCGCGAGGTGCAGTACGTCTTGTATACGGGAATTGCACTGGATGAACTGGCGGAAAAAAAGCTGTTGCCAGCTCCCCTGCAGCAGATTATGGAGAAGGACGAATCGCTCTACGGTGTTGATGAAACGCTGGCAATGGGCATTACTAATGTGTATGGCATGATTGGCTTGACGAGCTTTGGTTACCTGGATAAAGTGAAGCCGGGTATTATCAGCCGTCTGAATGATAAGTCGACGGGTGCAGTTCATGTATTTCTGGACGATCTGGTGGCTGGTCTGGCTGCCGCAGCCTCGGCGAGGATCGCGCACCAGGATCCGAAAGCGATCTATTACAGCGAGGACGGCACCAAAATCTAG
- a CDS encoding acetyl-CoA carboxylase carboxyltransferase subunit alpha produces the protein MFKDLFHKRKYATVPSERERSDKQDRPKRDIPEGLMNKCPKCATIQFSKELDKNLKVCPSCGHHFRLTAWERIGMTLDDGRLSEFDTDMISEDPMGFPGYASKLEAQKKNSGLKDAVITGEGAIGGFPVVVAVMSFDFFSGSMGSVVGEKITRAIEQASLRKLPLLIFSTSGGARMQESILSLMQMAKTSAALAKFQSEGGLYISIMTDPTTGGVTASFASLGDYNLAEPGALIGFAGRIVIEQTIRQKLPDNFQTAEFNLQHGQLDRVVHRKDMKSTLTRVLDMHAVKEDTVYGG, from the coding sequence GTGTTTAAGGACTTATTTCACAAACGTAAATACGCCACCGTTCCTTCCGAGAGGGAGCGCAGCGATAAGCAGGACCGGCCGAAGCGGGATATTCCCGAAGGCCTAATGAACAAATGCCCTAAGTGTGCCACGATTCAGTTCTCCAAAGAATTGGACAAGAATCTCAAAGTATGTCCGTCTTGCGGGCATCATTTCCGTCTGACCGCCTGGGAGCGCATCGGAATGACGCTTGATGACGGACGTTTGTCTGAATTCGACACGGACATGATTTCTGAGGACCCTATGGGGTTTCCTGGTTACGCCTCCAAACTGGAAGCTCAGAAGAAAAATTCCGGGCTGAAGGATGCAGTCATCACCGGTGAGGGAGCCATTGGAGGTTTCCCTGTTGTAGTCGCTGTCATGAGCTTCGACTTTTTCTCAGGCAGCATGGGTTCAGTCGTAGGCGAAAAGATTACGCGGGCAATCGAGCAGGCGAGCCTTCGCAAGCTGCCTCTGCTGATCTTCTCTACCTCTGGCGGCGCGCGCATGCAGGAGAGCATCTTGAGCTTGATGCAAATGGCTAAGACGAGCGCAGCTCTGGCTAAATTCCAGAGCGAGGGCGGGCTGTATATCTCGATTATGACTGATCCGACAACCGGGGGAGTCACGGCCAGCTTCGCATCTCTTGGCGACTACAATTTGGCCGAGCCTGGAGCGCTCATCGGCTTTGCCGGTCGAATTGTTATCGAGCAGACGATTCGTCAGAAGCTGCCGGACAACTTCCAGACAGCTGAGTTCAATCTACAGCATGGCCAGCTTGACCGCGTCGTCCACCGCAAGGACATGAAGTCCACGCTGACGCGTGTACTGGATATGCATGCTGTGAAGGAGGATACGGTATATGGCGGGTGA